TGCTAATGGATTTGCTAATTCATTGTCAGGGACCTAACTGATAGTAAATATGCACAGTCAGGGACCTAACAATAAGTTGTGTTTAATGGAAGattaattttgaacaaaagagagGATTAGATGACATTTAGGGATTTaggaatttgaaattcaatttgggaatattgatttttgattcagggactaaagtgaccattttctactatcactttggtccttgtgacacctcatatgcgccacatcatcacttaacatatttttttaacgtcagagactaaagtgataacggaagtgTAGAGTCAGAGACTTGCATTTAATCATGAGTCAGAGACCTATGTGACAGCGAGGTGCAGAGTGagggaccaaagtgactatTTGCTCAATTCTTGAAAGCCCATATTTGTTGTGGGTAAAAAGATCCGGCCCATGAGGCAAGCACCTTCTTCTGTCTGCGCGTCCTTCCTAGTTCAGTAACATTCTGAGTGAGAACACGAAATGGCGTCGAACTGTAGTCGGAAATGTTTCCAAATagcttcatcttcttctaaaACCCTATTATCTCGtcgatcttcttcttcttcaaactcCTGTAAATTCAATTcctctgcttcttcttcttcttcttcttttcaagcTTCCCCACAAAAACGCTTACTCTCCTACTCCATAAGGTAAATcagaatttatatattttctatcatttcatTTAAATGTatatgaattgaattgaataataattatattatgatGGTTGTATTTTAGGTTTCCGGTGCAATTGGCTGGTACACAGGTCTCATTGACGCCGTTGCATAGTGTCACTGCTTCTGCATTGTTCACTTCTCTGCTGTCTTTGCATAATAACACCTGGGGTGTTCTTTCTGAAGGTACTATTATTCTCTTTAACTTCCAATGCAGTAGCTCAAGTCGTTGcgtagggtctgtttggattgacttatttgtgCTTATCTATTAGTATTAGCACTTATATATGATAGGCGCTTATGCTATAACATTCAAGTTAAGACGTTTATCCGTCATGATACTTTTAGTGTTATGTCGATATATAACAGTAGGACTAATGAGACAGATTCGACAAATGGATTGAGACATATACTTTAGGGTTTGAGTTGGAGAGACAATGATGCTTAAGAACTAAATCAGggtttacttttatattttttaagaactaCTCTTTCTCATTTTATTTGAAAACCACATTGTCTGAGATGATAAAAACTAACTAGGGGGCGATAGTACCACATTATGTTTTGTATCATTTTTGCCAATTTGGGCGGgatagtttagcttcttcaaaaaaaaaatgttttgcatcattttaattatatttttagctTTAATGAGACTGTAATTAGTAATAACTCTGATTGTTAGTGAATAGGATTGTAACTTGTTATTGGACCTATGTTATGAGTTATGTCCTTTCCCTGCCTAGATTATTGGTTGTTTGCATGTCTGTATCTGTTAATGTGTAGAGTAACAATAACAACTTCAGAGACACGTGTTAGAGAATAGGCGTAATGATACTCTATGGTGTTATAGTGATCATTTGAGCATAATTGTTGTTGAGTTTATTTCAAGTATAATagtcattttcaatttcattgttTGTCACAAGGCTTCTAGTTTCTCATGTCAGGGAAAAGTTTAGTGGTAATGATATTTGACATTTCACTATTGTATTTTCATCTCACATTTATTTTCTGGTCAATTTGTTTGTAACCATTTCACCACTATTCATTCACCCAATTTCATTGGCAAATGTAGTTGGTAATATGGTTCCTAATTACTGATTTTAAGTGTCCATTTGATTCAATTACAGCGGATGTGACTTAAAAACAATGTTTCAAATACATAGGCAGGCAAGTTTTCACTTTCAACTTTTACTTCCTTAATAGGATAAGTTTAAGACTATTTTATGTATGGGGGAGGACCCAGGAACATTTGAAATACCATCTTCATGCTGTGTTCCTGACAAGAATAGGCAAATGTAGTGAcaaaaaagtagaaaatttaGCCTGAAAGACTTAATAGGGGTTCAATCTAATTTAGTATATGCATAGATTTTAATGATGATGCGAAAAACAGATGGGAATTGAGGGACATTAACTTGCTAAACGAAATGGCAAAGCTGTGGCGGGTGGTGCTATATTGCCTGTGCCGATGCTGGTGGGAAGATCCATATCAACACTTTGGCATAATGTTGATGTCCGACTAATGGTCGGGGCTCTGGGATCTTTTTGTGCATTTgtgaaaagggaaaaaagtgATTCTTATTAACTGCTCCTGTAAGCTCTTTTTAAAACTCCGCCAACCAAGTTTTTCAAAATCGAGATCCTATTTAGGGTCAAAAGGGAGTTAAAAGATTATAATTGTGTGATCATAACAGGAGTATAAGATCCTTCGAAAATTATGTTTCTAAACTTTAAATAGAAGTATGATGGTACAATTAATTTGAACATGAAATAATGAGTTAAAGGTCCTTCTTAATTTGAACAGTTTACAGAGAACCCAACAATCACAGAGAATGTGCTTCATGTGAAGGCACATAACATTACCTCACCACCTAAGTTTCAcaattttagaaacaaaaaataaaacaacaaacaagAGTGATAGATACAGTAAACATTGTTATAAATGCGACCCGTGACCATGTGTATAGGCATTACTCATTAGGCAGAGAGGGCTGTGACCTGCAAGGGCCGACCTGTTTTAATGGTATGATGGAAAAGGTTTGGCAGCAAGACTGCTGACAACACAAAactcttcttttattttgaaaccAATGCTTGAAAAGGGATTTAATTAGGATTATTGATTGGCTATGATACATTAACCTGGGCTGGAAAAATCTGGCATATAGTTAATAGATATGGATAGAGTTTATTGATAAAGTAGATTAAGCTGTATTTGTCTACTTATTTCTGTTTGAAGTTTGTTATTGGTTTATTGTTAGTTAGCTCTATCCCTATACGTAAGACCCTTCCCACAAGACCCtctttaaattacaaaatgcattagttattttttcacaaaaatacCCCCAATTAAATGGagaaaattaaaagaacaacCTTTTCTCTCTTTAATAATTAAAGGATAGATTTGGAAAGAGATTGTACATTATTGTCAAATTTAAAATGTACTAACTACTTTTCTTAATTCTTGTGTTTTGCTCAATGAGGTATTACATCTAGGGACAAAGGTAGTATAGGTAGTAGTTACTAtgccttttcttttcttatctgatttctttttttctttagatGATTGCAAAAGTTGTTTCCTTgtaatatttttagtttatgCATCCAATCATCATACTACTTAACTTAAATCATCAACTATATGCTGATAGGATTCTTGCATCTCGAAGTTCTCATTTATAATATTGTGCTTCTCTATTcattagcatatatatatatatatatatatatatatatatatatatatatatatatatatatatatatatatatatatatatatatgcttgtGTTGGGTGTACTAATTTTATAGTACCCTTGTGATTGGAACCCCTACCCAATTGGCAGTAATATTGATTGCAGAACTTAATGATAAAAATTAGTGCTACCAAAACACTTGTTAGAtacctaaaaaaattcttcagtACACAATAATCCTGACatttacttgtgattttgtgaCAGGTTTTGCAACACCTTTATAACATTCCGATAATGATATCTTGCTTCTAGGCCATCCAGATACTGTTAGGTGCAGGTTGTTTCAATACTTGTTTCTTGTAGGTACTGCGATCAATAATGTAATttgattcattttatttatctaCTTAGACTCTCAGGTGGCAGTCGTCTTGTTTACATTTACCaagtcttttttgtttgtttgaattcAGTATTTTCCTGATGGTTAACCCTTCAGTTTGGGAAATTTTTCATGTAAAATGTATACTAGTTTTgaagtgattttattttgaatgaatcTTCAGATAAAGTTTTTATCATGTGATATGATctattaattatgaatttcacAGTCCAATTTATGTGACCTCTCAAGTTTTGACACAATTCTTTTGCATGGTACGTACCGAACCTCATCATGATCCCGGATCAGTGTTGCTAAGATTTTTGGTCGACGACCATTTCAGTTTTTTAAACTCTGTTTATAACCCTaactttttgtttaaattttttccaATGTAATCTAAAAACAATTAGAATTTCAACTCTTGcctattttgttttatactTTACTTGCTAGATaatatatttgatgtttttcATGTGTGTGGAGGCAGACTGCTGAGTATTTAACAGTCTCGCGGTTGTTCTAAAAGTATAAATAAACATGTATCCGCTTCAGATGCTAATATTTACCCAGACATGTATAGACATAAAACTGCTCTTAAGCAGGCATctatttttcaatatttctGTCTTTGGTTTCAAAGTGGGATGGGAATAGGTAAAATTTCAGACacataaaattgattgattttatcatGTTTAAGTGATGTCGATTGAAATTGTTTTTGCctatagaattgattctgacttGAACTTATGACATGTAGCTTTTGATTTAAATATGATTTCAACACTAATAAAgtttattgttcaactcactttattgttaaaaaaatttaaatttattgttcagTTTACTATTACATGattgtatttaaatataattcacttaaaataaattttcactaaaataaattttgaaggTGTGGAACTTGGTTCCTTTTAGTAAGTGGTTGGAGGTTTGATCTCTAGCTCTTGCATTTAGGGGTTTGATCTTTAACTCATATGTTTGGAAAAGAAATAGGTTAAAAGGGAAGAACTCATCTTGTATGTCCTATAAATTCTTCGATAGAGAATAGTCATTATTAAACAATGGTGAAAACTTTGTTTTGATAGCAtggtaaaaaaacataaaaagaattATTAATTACATATTACGAAAGACTTGGGATATTATTTGTCCATGATTTGGTTAATTATTGGTGAAAATTTTgcatgtaacttttttttacaagaaattgTATGCAATTTGTTTTGCAACAAATCGGGTCAGAGTACAACTTGTTAATCTaattacaacaaaaataaaatttcaacatagaaataaaaaggaaagattCAAAAACAGACAAACACATGGAAAAAGAACAAATTCGAACAAGGCTATCTTGCATGCCTTTACACAAATTTTGCTAACTGATAAAAACCCAACTAATCGTTCTTACCGAGGATAATCACAAATTCTCTTTTTCACTTGTTTATTCCTTGTTCCAGTTTTAGCTTTGATCCTTATGCACCTAAGATCTCTGGATAGTGGTGTTAAATGACCTTTGAGCGAAAGATCTTCATCAACATTCTTCTTTTGAGATCAGAAGATTATATCTATAAAGACACTTCAACGCTTATGTCAGTAAACGTTGTAGATATATTAGGtagttttagattaaaatgtGTGTGTACCTACCAATGTCCCTAACATTAGAGTTGATAAGCCGAAATATCATCTTACTTAGTATTCAAACTTGAACATTAGACTACCTAAtattgagaagaagaaaaaaagttatttgaagacATATTACGCTCCATGTTTACTCATAGTGATGACCATAAATTATTGAGAGGTTTTTCATTTCACACTCCCATATTAAATGTTAGTGAGAAAGTTTATATTGGACGAAAAAGCATATGTTGAACAATGTACTCTTGTTTGAGGCtctatatatttaataatttaaagttttGAGTGAAGATAAGATATGAAACATCTCATTATAATTATTATCAAGAACATGAGTATCTCATTGTGAGGATGCATAAGAATCACTTCCTCTATATTGAAAGCACATCTCATATTTGCAAGAACATCTTTACACATATTCGTCTTCCGATAAACATGAAGACTTTTGATTCTCTATATTATAGAACTGAAGCAAATTTAGAACATACCATCACTGTATAGTTACATTGAGCTGCCAAATTTTCTTTCATATAGGGTCCCCTCTATCAGGACTCTATGAGGCACACCTGCAAATTTTACCTTGTCAAATAGTCACATTGAATAAATCATTGTCACGCTTCTTAGCTTATGAACCAAAAAGCCTAACAACTTTCTCCTTGCAAATGTAGACaaacactaatttttttattcccaAACAGTCACGTTGATTGTCGTTGAATAAACGGCCACCAACAAGGCATAGGCGAAGATGAGGGAGTAAGAAAGAGTACCAATAAtgtttttactttgaaaaaCTCATGTGAAACTATCTTTGGatgcaagaaaaaaaatattcaacttgTGTCCAAATATATgttaaaatttgatgtttttttttttttttttaaaggagttaAAATTTGATGCTGTCATCGTGATCAGAATGAAATTTGTTGCCAGTTTGATTCATAAGCTCaactttcaatattttttttttaacttttgatgattttaaagtCACTTCTAAACTtaaatctctttcaaaaaactGTCCAAAGAGTTTATCTTTGAATcccataaaaaatatcaatattagaGGGACTCGTTGAGCTCGTCCTATTTAATATGGATTATAGATTACTTGTTATCTTGATTTTAGAGACATAATTTGCGAGTTAGATTCTTAAACGACATTGGGCTTTATCAAAAATACTTATTTATCCTTATGCTCCTCTTATTGATAATATTCGTTCTTGAGCTCTAGATCATCCCAAATTACCcatcttctctttttttatgatgacgtccggggttcaaacctcatatcttacatatattatatattgtccataccaactgagcaaAGTTCACGGGACAATTACCCCTCTTCTCTATCAATATTAGAGGGAGTCATTTACCACAAAATCTAGTTAGCAATTTTTTTGGCAGAGTTAGTTAATATTACCATTTGtttgaactaatttttttttttttttttacaagcaaACAAAATTTTACCTAATTTCCGATGTAGTTGTAAGAGTGAattgctttttctttttgatgcaAAGtgaattgtttttcttatttatcttccaatttttttttgaaagaatattctTCCAATTATACCGTTATATAAACTTGTATACAATgatattatattgttggtgttattgaaaaaaaaagaatttatattatatttaatatttgatttattgtttgttgttggaagaaatttgatatattgttggttttattaaaaataaatagtatGTTATAGTATGAAAATTTCAAACATCtatatgtactttttttttttttgaaggaaaacatCTATATGTACAatctataattataattaaaataaaaaaatattttatgaaaaaacattGTTAATCATTTACATGTTAGCTCcattaaagaaaaatgtagaaagtataaaaaaaaaatagtaaaaacgaaaaaataaaacttcaatattttttttttttgcgtggaaaattaaatttattttctaataaaaaattctcAGGGTATCAAATGCAACAAATTAACTTAACttttataacaatttcattttattttttatcttttgttacatCACACCCACAGTGACATCCCCAGCTTAATAAGTTAATATGACCGTTGGTCTCAACGTTCTTAATTCAAAATAACCAATATTACAATATCACCCCTACATTACCGTTACCAACAAACAATCTCACtcacttcatcttcttcaccaacctcttctttctttttcacacTCAATTCTTGAAAACCCTAAAAATAGTAACACAAAAAATTCCCCAaaatctcataatttttttttcaaacaatggCAACGCTCGCACCTGGAATTCTGGTAAAACTCTTAAACGGTTTAAACACCGGCGTGAAACCAACAAGCGAGCATCGTAATTCACTCTTACAAGTCACCGACATCGTCCCCGCCGATCTCGACGAAAAGAGTCTCTTCCCAAAACAAGGCTTTTACATCAAAGTCTCCGATTCTTCGCATTCCATATACGTTACTCTTCCTTCTGATCAACATGATTTTGTTCTCAGTAATAAAATGCAGTTGGGTCAGTTTATATATGTTGATAGATTAGAACCCGGTTCACCTGTTCCGGTTCTTAAGGGTGCTAAACCCTTACCTGGTAGACACCCTTTCATTGGTACACCTGAACCTTTAATGGGCCTAAGGGAAAAAGCCCAGACCCAAGCCCAGGCTCAAACATGTAAGCCTAGTTCTGTTAGAGGCTCTTGGGGTActgggaggaagaagaagaatgatgatgatggtgatggtgatggtggtgaTTTTTTTCCGTCTTCGCCGATGGTTTTTAAACCGGTTAATTTGGATTTTGATCAGTGTACACCGGTTAGAGGGAGGAGTAATGGTGGAATTGGGACTCCTGTTAGGTGTTCTGTGAGTGGAGGGCTTTTTGGTAAAATGAATGATGCAAAAGGTGAAAGTCCTGGGTTGCTTAGGAAAAGTTGTGCTTTTGGTTCTTCTAATGGGAAGATTACAAGAAGTAGAAGTGTTTCGGAAAGAGAGAATAGGATACCTGCAAGTCCATTTAGGTCAAATGTAGGTACATTGTTCATTCATCtttgattctttgattttttgtgtggtAATTGATTACTAATGTTTAGTATTTTAAGCTAGTTTTTTTACAGAAAGGTACCCTTTTGATGTTTTTGCAGCCTTAAAATGTGTGTAATTTAGGTTGCATTAGTTGTATTTGAGTTTGACTATAATTGTGTATTTGTTATGTTTACGCGAAATTTAGGTTGTATCAGCCTCTTTGTAGCTCCAACACATGTTAGCTATACTTGTGTCGACGTGGTAGTGTCAGATTAGTCGACATGTTATGTATTTATTATGTTCATGCGAAATTGAGGCTGTATCAGCCTCTCTGTAGCACCGACAAATGTTAGCTTTTTACGCCTTTACCTGTGTCGAAGTGTTAGTGTCAGATTGTCAGTGTAGTCTCCGTGTCTGTGTTGGTGTTACAAAGGTATCAGCTGGGTTTGACTTTGAGTGCAATTGTGATTAGTTTGGGCGATTGAATGATTGTAATTCATGTCTTTCCAGCCTGAAAATGAGTGTGATTGAGGTTGTATCAACTGTATTTGACTTGATTACAATTGTGATTTGTTATGTTTGTGCGACTAAACGATTATAATTTAGGCTGTATCAGCTGTATTGGACTTGATTACCATTATGATTTGTTATGTTTGTGCGGCTAAACTATTATAATTTAGGTTGTATCAGCTGTATTTGGCTTGATTGCAATTAcgattttttatgtttgtgcaGCCAGACGATTATAATTTAGGTTGTATCAGCTGTATTTGGCTTGATTGCAATTGTGATATGTTATGTTTGTGCGACTAGACAATTGTATTTGACGTTGTATCTGATGTATTTGACTGCTATTCTGCCTAGTATCTACGATTGTAATATGACATCTTTTAATTACATATTGACTATTTATTGTTGATAAATTTCtgaatttgttattttgattattgTGCAAAATAGCAGGAAAAGAGAGGCGGTACTCCGCCACCACGGTTAAGACATGCAAGAGTGACGACTTCTGTTGGTGTTATTGACGGAGTTACTCAAAAAGAGGACTCAAGTGTCACCTCTCAACAGAAATCTCATTCTACAACTAATTCAGCTTTTGATGATTCTAACAATCTTAGTCTACCCATGAATTTACCAGCAAGACTCGGCTCCTTGGGAAAGGTACATTTTTGTAAAAGCTAAAGATTAAACTTACTTCAACTTATTACTATTCAAGTCCTAAACTTCTGGTAGTGTGATATCACAGCCATATTTATGGTCccttaattttgtttaaatcCTTTAATGT
Above is a genomic segment from Medicago truncatula cultivar Jemalong A17 chromosome 5, MtrunA17r5.0-ANR, whole genome shotgun sequence containing:
- the LOC11415684 gene encoding uncharacterized protein isoform X1 — translated: MASNCSRKCFQIASSSSKTLLSRRSSSSSNSCKFNSSASSSSSSFQASPQKRLLSYSIRFPVQLAGTQVSLTPLHSVTASALFTSLLSLHNNTWGVLSEGFATPL
- the LOC11415684 gene encoding uncharacterized protein isoform X2, with the protein product MASNCSRKCFQIASSSSKTLLSRRSSSSSNSCKFNSSASSSSSSFQASPQKRLLSYSIRFPVQLAGTQVSLTPLHSVTASALFTSLLSLHNNTWGVLSEADVT
- the LOC11411989 gene encoding uncharacterized protein isoform X2, producing MATLAPGILVKLLNGLNTGVKPTSEHRNSLLQVTDIVPADLDEKSLFPKQGFYIKVSDSSHSIYVTLPSDQHDFVLSNKMQLGQFIYVDRLEPGSPVPVLKGAKPLPGRHPFIGTPEPLMGLREKAQTQAQAQTCKPSSVRGSWGTGRKKKNDDDGDGDGGDFFPSSPMVFKPVNLDFDQCTPVRGRSNGGIGTPVRCSVSGGLFGKMNDAKGESPGLLRKSCAFGSSNGKITRSRSVSERENRIPASPFRSNEKRGGTPPPRLRHARVTTSVGVIDGVTQKEDSSVTSQQKSHSTTNSAFDDSNNLSLPMNLPARLGSLGKEAVQQREVAQKIALQALRDASATETVVRSLKMFSNLAKSARADAPATCFERFLEFHNDIVQAVSAMMSMQAATSASDLASKSDKQVEEEQPHVLHEVMQNSIDQSGNSTESNVSKRRCVYKGKMGKLLKSSSTNQKEILEKKGSTLEPIVENDENKKPVSCSLSNTVKLGKQIETEAGNWFMEFIEKALEAGLKKTKEESKGDVRKVPQSLILKVMNWVEVEQYHSNKRPSHPKAAQIARKLRIKIKNP
- the LOC11411989 gene encoding uncharacterized protein isoform X1, which encodes MATLAPGILVKLLNGLNTGVKPTSEHRNSLLQVTDIVPADLDEKSLFPKQGFYIKVSDSSHSIYVTLPSDQHDFVLSNKMQLGQFIYVDRLEPGSPVPVLKGAKPLPGRHPFIGTPEPLMGLREKAQTQAQAQTCKPSSVRGSWGTGRKKKNDDDGDGDGGDFFPSSPMVFKPVNLDFDQCTPVRGRSNGGIGTPVRCSVSGGLFGKMNDAKGESPGLLRKSCAFGSSNGKITRSRSVSERENRIPASPFRSNQEKRGGTPPPRLRHARVTTSVGVIDGVTQKEDSSVTSQQKSHSTTNSAFDDSNNLSLPMNLPARLGSLGKEAVQQREVAQKIALQALRDASATETVVRSLKMFSNLAKSARADAPATCFERFLEFHNDIVQAVSAMMSMQAATSASDLASKSDKQVEEEQPHVLHEVMQNSIDQSGNSTESNVSKRRCVYKGKMGKLLKSSSTNQKEILEKKGSTLEPIVENDENKKPVSCSLSNTVKLGKQIETEAGNWFMEFIEKALEAGLKKTKEESKGDVRKVPQSLILKVMNWVEVEQYHSNKRPSHPKAAQIARKLRIKIKNP